The sequence GCTTTGTCTTCCCGCCTTATCAGTGATTTGAGCACTACAAACCCATCAGAGGCCATTTAGGAGAGGTTCCCATTCATAGCCAGATTTCTTTGATCTCTTTTTACCAAAATGCAAGTAATTGCTATTGGCTGGGGTAAAGGAAAAGACTTGAATGTCAGTGTTGACTCAAGCGCCCACTGCCAGAAATCTGGTTGACAGTATGGCAGGACCAAGCTCGAATGAAAAAAGCTCGTGGAAGGTATGCATAAGGCACAAAGAGCAACTACTCATAGACGCTACCTGCTCCATGaagttttccactttttctAGCCTCTGGATTACATATGTCACCGCAACGGCATCAGAGTGGATGAGAGAAATGGACAGGCACGTTGGAATGACATaatgatgctttaaaaaaaatgacattctAGTTATTTGTGGAATTGACTGACTGTTCTTgatatttcttattctttacAGGTAGAGaatatggctttatttttatataaaactatTCTCTGAAACAATAGCAGCCATGAATGACTTAGTTAAAGCTCCTTTTCTAATCCTGTTTTTTTGCCCTTCGTGAGGTAGGTAAACCCTGACCAATTATTTTAAGCTATCTTTTCCGCTCCCCTTTCCTACACATGGGGACTTGATCAGTACCACAATATAAATccaaaagaagggagaaataaCCAAACccaaaaatgtttgcttaaaCATGCTTCGGCCACTGCTCCTGTTCGGTTTAATTTGtaagactttaaaaaatgaaattctaatGCCCTAGGGCCTTATCTGCTGAAGATGAGTGAGTGACACTGGTCTGCTATCCTATCAAACTTGCAATTGGCAGGATAGTTTTAGGGTGCAACGCCAACTAAGGTTATTTGCACTGTCCCACCTCAATGGATCCTCACCATGAATTTTGTACGCAGAATGTATGCGCTGCCTCTAACCCTCATATATTCAGTGCAttgttctgaaggaaaaaataaaaaataaaaaaaattagctttcCCAACTTATACTATTTAACTGCAGTCTGTAACGTTGCAGAAGTCTATCAGGTGTTTTGGTTTCTTGGAAGGCTCACAGCTTTCTTGCGGCAGCACGCTGCCGTCgtaagaaatacatttcaacaATCTCTTCTTGAAACCTTTCCCGCACGTCTTAGAGCAGGGCGACCAGTCCCCCAGCTGCCACTGCGGGCAGGGGACGTCGGCGCAGGGACGGACGTCGCTGGGCTTTAGCTCTCGGGCACAGTCGGTGGCTGGCcgcccccgggggtcccggcaCTCCACAGCCCGCCGCTGCCAGCCTGAGCCGCATGACTTGGAGCACTCGCCCCACTCCTCGATGACCCACTCGGAAGAGATGATCTCCTTGATGGCATTGAAGGACTCTTTCTTTTTACTGGGCACCTTCTCTGACCCAGGCTGAGCAGGCTTCTTCACGAAATAGGTGAACTTGATCTTGGGCTGCGGCAGGTCCCCCACCGTGAGGACCTGGATGGTCAGGGGCTCCTTCAGAGGGCTGAAACTGCGGATCCTCTCCAGGGCAGCGGAGGAGCCGCTGTACCTCAGCACGCTGCCCTTGTAGGTAATGTCCTGCTCCAGCGTTGACAGGGTGTAGTCGCCATTGAGGATGTAGGTGCCATCTGCGGCTTTGATGGCCAGGAAGCTGCCGTCGTGTCTGGCACCCCGGTGGTTTCGCTGCTTCACCTCGATGTTCGTTGCCCCGGCTGGAATGGTGACGACATCATGGTAGCCCGGTCTGtccaagagaaaagagaaagactgAGCCCTCTGCTCGTCcctgggaaagggaagaagctgTCTGGCACAAGACTGAATTTCATTTGAAGCCGAAGCATGAAGCTCACAAGCTGCTGACCTTTCGAGCCAAGGGATTAAGGGATTTGCAAAGCCACATCCCACGTTATTGCTATGGCAGAGGCGTACCCGCATGTCAGGGGCTTCCTTCCACTGGGATCGCACTGTGAGCTACTATCAGCCAACTGTCTTTGACATATCAAATCTCAGTTCCAAGGATAAACTGAGACAGTATCTCACTGACTTGGAAACCAAAAGCTTATACCCACAAAACATTCACcagaacagaaagcagctgcagtCATGCACTCACTTTGCTCTCACAAGTGTGCCAGACACTTTCTTGCATGTGGATCCATTGCCACCGCAGATGCCGCATTTGTCAAACTTCTTGTTGGACCCTATCATACGGTCGCAGCCAGCCTTTACACACTGTCCCTGGACGCAGACTGAGGTGGAATCAGGGCTACAAGGGGTACCATCCACAACCTTAGCAAGAAACAAGCAGTAGGGCATTTGATTAGAAGATGCACACTTCTTTGAAAACGTCTAATACAGATACATACAAAACATAGAAGATAGAGGAAAGACCTATAGCACTGGTATTttcaatgcttttaaaaataaaaaacaaagcagcctgTAGACAGTTGGAGGTATGCAGTGCTACTTCAactcacttgaaaaaaaataaaatgccatgGTGACAGGAGAAAACAACCAACTTCAGATTTTATTAACTCCCTTCCCACCCTGGAAAAGAGCCAACACAGAACTGTTTTAATAATTTCCTataaagaaagaacattttttctctaatgTCACTAGAAGATAGTCATGTCCTCAAAGTACAGGACCAAAATTGCTTTTAATGGCGTAATCGATCCTTTCTTTCTAGGAGTATTGCTCGACAATAAACATCTGTGTCATCACCCCGGTAGTTACTGGCTCTCAACATCTTATGACAGTGAGTTCAAGTAGCTATGCAAGAcgaattatttttccttttgtttattttaagccGTCAACATATTAGTAACTGGTATGAGAAAGCACCAAAGTTTTGGCAAAGAACCACCACAGTTTTCCAAACATATCTCAGTGTAATCAAACTCATGGAAGGAGCGGAAAGGAAACTAGGGTGGGGTGGGTAGATGAGGTGGTATGTGTGAAATAACTGTAGGGACTGTGCCAGAATATTTAAAGCATGCTTGCACTGATCAGATTGTACATGtagggaggagaaaaggaaaaatctagCTTACATACAATAAGaacataaatataatttcaaatttctACACGCCTTGACTCTTAACTTCACATGCAGAgtcagatgaaataaaaatcctatTCATGACTAGGTAGATGAGGGTGAATTTTGAGATACCTTTGGCTGTAGAACGAAGAAATATCCCGTTCCTTTTGCTCGGCAGACCAGCTTGCATCTGTCCTTCGGAGAGACACCAGCAAACTTGGGTGTCCACTCCACTGCAGGTCCGCTTCCAAAGGGAGACTTGGAAAACTCATTATGCTTTTCACATTGTTCCTCTCTAAAGGTTTTGcctgcaggcagaggaaagaCAGGTGGACATGAGATCATCTTCTCTACATGGTCTTCCTCTACAAGATCCCccttttccactgcaaaaatggggaaaaaattacCATCATTATCCGGACAGTCCTCGATGTTACACGACCTGTATTGCACCCGCTTCCCTTCGCAGTATTTCCCCCCGTTCCTCGGGACAGGGTTGTCGCATTCCCTGAAGGAGTACTGCACTCCACCGCCGCAGGTCCGGGAGCACTCTCCCCAtgctccccaggacccccagctcccatgCACCGGGGTCTGTAATGACAAGGAGAACAAAAACGTTAatatagtaaaaacaaaaccacaaaacccacAGCCATGCTCATTTTTTACCTAAGCCAcctgtaaaacaaataaaaaaaccctCTAAGCCTGTTAATTAGCTGTCTGCCTCCATTTATTCAAGCCCTTAAAACTGTTTGATTGCTCTCACTGAAGCATTATCTGTGGTACTCTGCAACccaggatatatatatatatatatatatatatatagttatactTACATCATAATGCTTCTTCTCAGTTTTATTCACACACTTGCCATTCATGCACCATTTCCCTTCTCCACAACTGGTGCCGTCCGCCCACGGGAAGTGTTTAGTTTGGCACACAAGCAGTCCTCCCGAAGTGCCGGTA comes from Anser cygnoides isolate HZ-2024a breed goose chromosome 1, Taihu_goose_T2T_genome, whole genome shotgun sequence and encodes:
- the ADAMTS1 gene encoding A disintegrin and metalloproteinase with thrombospondin motifs 1 translates to MRTGGRPLGVLVPAVPALLAVLVALGPCSAEPPATARQALVRPRRLGAAGGRERFRLDAFGERLTLELEPDSSFLAPDFTLQYLGGPPPSSSPSSPPPGDDLSRCFYSGTVNRDPGSAAALSLCAGMRGAFSLRGRQYLIQPAPGVGHRLGVHLLRRRRGTRRGDPAAAAARCAVAEPGAEEPEPEPEGPADAETRSKRKKRFVSSPRYVETMLVADQSMAEFHGSGLKHYLLTLFSVAAKLYKHPSIRNSISLVVVKIMVIYEERKGPDISSNAALTLRNFCSWQKQHNPPSDRHAEHYDTAILFTRQDLCGAKTCDTLGMADVGTVCDLNRSCSIIEDDGLQAAFTTAHELGHVFNMPHDDAKQCAGINGVSRDFHMMASMLSNLDRSQPWSPCSAYMITTFLDNGHGECLLDKPHKPIQLPSDLPGTLYDANRQCQFTFGDESKHCPDAASTCTTLWCTGTSGGLLVCQTKHFPWADGTSCGEGKWCMNGKCVNKTEKKHYDTPVHGSWGSWGAWGECSRTCGGGVQYSFRECDNPVPRNGGKYCEGKRVQYRSCNIEDCPDNDGKTFREEQCEKHNEFSKSPFGSGPAVEWTPKFAGVSPKDRCKLVCRAKGTGYFFVLQPKVVDGTPCSPDSTSVCVQGQCVKAGCDRMIGSNKKFDKCGICGGNGSTCKKVSGTLVRAKPGYHDVVTIPAGATNIEVKQRNHRGARHDGSFLAIKAADGTYILNGDYTLSTLEQDITYKGSVLRYSGSSAALERIRSFSPLKEPLTIQVLTVGDLPQPKIKFTYFVKKPAQPGSEKVPSKKKESFNAIKEIISSEWVIEEWGECSKSCGSGWQRRAVECRDPRGRPATDCARELKPSDVRPCADVPCPQWQLGDWSPCSKTCGKGFKKRLLKCISYDGSVLPQESCEPSKKPKHLIDFCNVTDCS